A genome region from Bacillaceae bacterium IKA-2 includes the following:
- a CDS encoding molybdopterin-dependent oxidoreductase gives MSKQTVDKKVTRRSFVKGAGILGAMALASPFFGSPMRQITGGNVWADTEHGIGTSFEDYSAKNVIYTTCEQCNTFCTIKVHVKEGQLDGGCTSMIRKISGNPYSPLTTKPYGPVDYAKPAALAALGGGSVAVGGRGLRGGRTCLKGQAGIQTAYDALRVKTPLKRVGPRGSGKWQSISWDQAITEITEGSSDLGTPGLKDIWAYVEEEKVMADWEQVNSNEMTQAEFDKKYKDVLIDTKHPDFGPKANQIAGLGGDRRYFMDTRFWKKTLGSVNFDDHGGVCGVNSVVGNARSFTPPKRRMYADMEYAEFMIIVGTNPLVGARGPTWFAPIITNAKERGMKMAVVEPRLSKTAEKADMWLPVIPGADGALALAIGRWIVENERYDKKYLLNTNKKAAEKDNEPTWSDSTHLVNMDDPRRQKLRTKDLGIDEEDAFVVFANGEARSFTEVDHADIEVDTTINGIRVKSSFTLYKEEVMKMSMEEYAKITGISVADIAKVGHEFTSHGKKAVAWGYRGKAMHTNGYYSTRGWNILNHLIGNYDWKGGSLTGGAKYAAFNGAYDLDTVPNANNAWGIPITRKQSNYEQSTVFERDGGYPAIRPWFGASGNSCHELIPSADAGYPYPLKAMFIYRMNPILSFPAGLQAEETLKDQSKIPLLVVLDILVSEGGECSDYILPDLTYLERYGQEDIHPNMTLKISTLMQPVTRVVPESRDVIDVMIDIAKKMNLPGVGENAFADGSALHKSEDYFMKMAANIAMDGEPVPDADAEELKIFEEARKLALGEFFDIERLKQAVKPAEWPKIVYVLNRGGRFEAGGSEYVGENGEHIKYQFGAQANFYDEITARSKHSFTGEFFEGVPKYEAIKTYDCELYSSTLPLIMTNWKARALGLNRTISDAWLREVEPTNYLWMNPIDAKARGLENGDKIKITSTDQEVEGEVKVTEGIRPGVVGANTSFGHTASGAKPVQIDNNWTGAAKDYGHTNYKFSKPMKETGMYARNRDAGFSANSLLSIDKSLENNAMFDPIGGGTAQLYSKVEVKKL, from the coding sequence ATGAGTAAGCAAACAGTTGATAAAAAAGTAACAAGACGTTCATTTGTGAAAGGTGCTGGAATTTTAGGGGCAATGGCGTTAGCTTCGCCGTTCTTTGGAAGTCCGATGAGACAAATTACAGGTGGAAATGTCTGGGCAGATACAGAACATGGAATTGGCACAAGCTTTGAGGATTATTCAGCAAAAAACGTAATTTATACGACATGTGAGCAATGTAATACATTTTGTACAATTAAAGTCCACGTAAAAGAAGGACAGCTTGATGGTGGTTGTACGTCAATGATTAGGAAAATTTCCGGTAATCCTTACAGTCCATTAACGACAAAACCATATGGTCCGGTTGACTATGCAAAACCAGCAGCATTAGCGGCTTTAGGTGGTGGAAGCGTCGCAGTAGGAGGGCGCGGTCTGCGTGGTGGGCGAACATGTTTAAAAGGGCAAGCTGGTATCCAAACGGCATATGATGCATTACGTGTTAAAACCCCTTTAAAGCGTGTTGGACCACGCGGTAGCGGAAAGTGGCAAAGCATTAGTTGGGATCAGGCTATTACGGAAATTACAGAGGGAAGTAGCGACTTAGGGACACCAGGTTTAAAAGATATTTGGGCTTATGTCGAAGAAGAAAAAGTCATGGCTGATTGGGAACAGGTTAACAGTAACGAAATGACGCAAGCTGAATTTGATAAAAAATATAAAGATGTATTAATAGATACTAAGCACCCAGATTTCGGTCCTAAAGCTAACCAAATTGCAGGTCTTGGTGGAGATCGCCGCTACTTCATGGATACAAGATTTTGGAAGAAAACGCTCGGCAGTGTTAACTTTGATGACCACGGTGGAGTTTGTGGGGTAAATTCGGTTGTGGGGAATGCGAGGTCGTTTACACCTCCAAAACGAAGAATGTACGCAGACATGGAGTACGCTGAATTCATGATCATTGTTGGTACGAACCCATTAGTAGGTGCGCGTGGGCCAACATGGTTTGCACCAATTATTACGAATGCAAAAGAACGTGGCATGAAAATGGCAGTAGTAGAGCCAAGATTAAGTAAAACTGCTGAAAAAGCTGACATGTGGTTACCTGTCATTCCAGGAGCTGACGGAGCATTAGCATTAGCAATCGGACGTTGGATTGTTGAAAATGAACGCTATGATAAAAAATATTTATTAAATACTAATAAAAAAGCAGCAGAAAAAGATAACGAGCCGACTTGGAGTGACTCGACTCATCTAGTAAACATGGATGATCCTCGTCGCCAAAAACTCCGTACCAAAGATCTAGGTATCGACGAAGAGGATGCATTTGTTGTTTTTGCAAATGGTGAAGCTCGTTCATTTACTGAAGTAGACCATGCTGATATAGAAGTAGACACAACTATTAACGGTATCCGGGTAAAGTCATCATTCACACTTTATAAAGAAGAAGTAATGAAGATGTCTATGGAGGAATACGCAAAAATAACGGGTATTTCAGTAGCAGATATCGCAAAAGTAGGTCATGAGTTTACTTCCCACGGTAAGAAAGCAGTTGCTTGGGGTTATCGCGGAAAAGCAATGCATACAAATGGCTACTATAGCACTAGAGGTTGGAACATCTTAAACCACTTAATTGGTAACTATGACTGGAAAGGTGGAAGCCTAACAGGTGGAGCTAAATACGCTGCATTTAATGGTGCTTACGATTTAGATACAGTTCCAAACGCAAATAATGCATGGGGTATTCCAATTACAAGAAAGCAATCAAATTATGAACAAAGTACAGTATTTGAACGAGATGGAGGTTATCCAGCCATTCGCCCTTGGTTCGGCGCTTCTGGTAACTCATGTCACGAATTAATCCCAAGTGCTGATGCTGGTTATCCCTATCCGTTAAAAGCAATGTTTATTTACAGAATGAACCCAATTCTCTCATTCCCTGCTGGATTACAAGCTGAAGAAACTTTGAAAGATCAATCAAAAATTCCTTTACTTGTCGTTCTAGATATTTTAGTAAGTGAAGGTGGAGAATGCTCCGATTATATTTTACCTGATTTAACTTATTTAGAGAGATATGGACAAGAGGATATTCATCCAAATATGACGTTGAAAATTAGTACGTTGATGCAGCCGGTTACAAGAGTTGTACCTGAGTCAAGAGATGTTATTGACGTTATGATCGATATTGCTAAAAAGATGAATCTTCCTGGTGTTGGTGAAAATGCATTTGCAGATGGAAGTGCACTTCATAAAAGTGAAGATTATTTCATGAAAATGGCAGCTAACATTGCGATGGACGGCGAACCAGTCCCAGATGCGGACGCTGAGGAATTGAAAATATTTGAGGAAGCTAGAAAACTTGCTTTAGGAGAGTTCTTTGATATTGAGCGCTTGAAACAAGCAGTTAAGCCGGCGGAGTGGCCAAAAATCGTTTACGTTCTTAATCGTGGTGGTCGTTTCGAAGCTGGTGGCAGCGAATATGTTGGCGAGAATGGAGAGCATATTAAATACCAATTTGGTGCTCAAGCGAACTTCTATGATGAGATTACCGCTAGATCGAAACATTCGTTCACAGGAGAATTTTTCGAAGGTGTGCCTAAATATGAAGCGATTAAAACGTATGATTGCGAGTTGTATTCATCGACATTACCACTCATCATGACGAATTGGAAAGCACGAGCTTTAGGCTTAAACCGAACGATTTCAGATGCATGGCTCCGTGAAGTTGAACCTACAAACTATCTATGGATGAACCCGATTGATGCAAAAGCAAGAGGGTTAGAAAATGGTGATAAAATAAAAATAACCTCTACTGATCAAGAAGTTGAAGGAGAAGTAAAGGTTACTGAAGGTATCCGTCCTGGAGTAGTTGGTGCTAACACGAGCTTTGGTCACACGGCATCAGGGGCTAAGCCAGTCCAAATTGATAACAACTGGACAGGAGCAGCAAAAGATTATGGTCATACCAATTATAAGTTTTCTAAGCCTATGAAGGAAACTGGCATGTATGCCCGCAATCGTGACGCTGGATTTTCGGCAAATAGCTTACTATCTATCGATAAATCATTAGAAAATAACGCAATGTTTGATCCAATTGGTGGTGGCACAGCTCAGCTTTATTCAAAAGTTGAGGTGAAAAAGTTATAA
- the nrfD gene encoding NrfD/PsrC family molybdoenzyme membrane anchor subunit: MAMNQSELKYEEETNPNVNVALRYKSWMVFLIVAMVVGGAAIGYRLVEGLAVTNLTNFVPWGAWVAFYIFFVGLSAGAFLLSTLIFVFGMVQYEKVGRFALFTALICMVVALMFIALDLGRIERATNTLINWNVMSILSWEVRFYLIYMVLLATELWFAMRKDLNLLARSGNLFKNKLASFLTLGSNDISDIAIKKDHSWMKILGIIGIPIAIIGVHGGTGTLFAAVTAQPYWASPLFPIIFVVSALVSGTALLLAMYVIQRKARGLEVELGMIQGLAMLMIGFLAIDLTLEFYEFLVAGLNNKPEKMAILSVMFTGPYAWSFWGVQLFLGAVVPIYIVANKRLRNSVTALTVAAICIVIGIIGVRFNIVVPTQIIHQLKGMPQGYYAPNLVEWLSSLGVVAIGLFLYSIGAKLLPLEVNDEEVIEHE, translated from the coding sequence ATGGCTATGAATCAAAGTGAATTAAAATATGAAGAAGAAACAAACCCAAATGTAAATGTAGCATTAAGGTATAAATCATGGATGGTATTTCTTATCGTCGCCATGGTCGTTGGTGGAGCAGCAATTGGCTACCGTTTAGTTGAAGGATTAGCCGTAACGAATTTAACTAATTTCGTTCCTTGGGGAGCATGGGTAGCTTTTTATATTTTCTTTGTTGGCTTGAGTGCCGGAGCATTCCTCCTATCGACGTTAATTTTCGTTTTTGGGATGGTCCAGTATGAAAAAGTAGGTAGATTTGCTTTGTTTACAGCGTTAATTTGTATGGTTGTCGCCTTAATGTTTATTGCTCTTGATTTAGGGAGAATTGAGCGAGCGACAAATACGTTGATAAATTGGAATGTGATGTCGATCCTCTCTTGGGAAGTACGGTTTTATTTAATTTACATGGTGTTGTTAGCAACTGAGCTTTGGTTTGCAATGCGTAAAGATTTAAATCTATTAGCAAGATCAGGAAATTTATTTAAAAATAAGCTAGCAAGCTTTTTAACGCTAGGGAGTAACGATATTTCTGATATAGCCATTAAAAAAGACCACAGCTGGATGAAAATTTTAGGAATTATCGGAATACCAATTGCGATCATCGGTGTTCATGGTGGAACAGGAACATTATTTGCCGCTGTTACAGCTCAGCCGTACTGGGCTTCACCACTATTTCCGATCATCTTCGTTGTATCGGCGCTTGTATCGGGAACAGCTTTACTGCTTGCGATGTATGTTATTCAGCGTAAAGCACGAGGACTTGAGGTTGAACTAGGAATGATCCAAGGTCTCGCAATGCTAATGATTGGTTTCTTAGCGATTGATCTAACCTTAGAGTTTTATGAATTCTTAGTAGCTGGATTAAATAATAAACCAGAAAAAATGGCAATTTTATCAGTCATGTTTACAGGCCCATATGCATGGTCGTTCTGGGGAGTACAGTTATTTCTCGGTGCTGTAGTACCAATTTATATCGTCGCAAATAAACGACTTCGTAATTCGGTTACAGCGTTAACGGTTGCCGCAATATGTATTGTTATTGGGATCATTGGGGTTCGGTTTAACATCGTTGTGCCAACACAGATTATTCATCAACTAAAAGGGATGCCACAAGGTTATTATGCCCCTAATTTAGTTGAGTGGTTAAGTTCGTTAGGTGTCGTTGCGATTGGGTTGTTTTTATATTCGATAGGAGCAAAACTTTTACCATTAGAAGTCAATGACGAAGAGGTGATCGAGCATGAGTAA
- a CDS encoding 4Fe-4S dicluster domain-containing protein, whose amino-acid sequence MSDRLLNQFTNVAKKALEASKYSTTLGMNMAEDARRLSRAEMNEEDFVRKYQGMVQKEFGKKMELAGIEETKDGPKWGMVIDLRKCVGCDTCTVSCKAENLTPPGISYNVVLVEEKGIFPNVSRTNTPRPCMQCDKPPCVTVCPVRATYKSGDGIVVQDNDRCIGCRYCMVACPYGARSFDFGDSYEGEMLGYGAMTAPDHGMDRGERKKGHSPIGTVRKCTFCFHRLQRGEEPACVETCVGDARYFGDLNDPNSVVSKMASEARAFRMKEEYGTEPRVYYLR is encoded by the coding sequence ATGAGTGATCGATTATTAAATCAATTTACCAACGTTGCTAAAAAAGCCTTAGAGGCATCGAAATATAGTACAACGCTCGGAATGAATATGGCAGAAGATGCAAGACGACTTTCTCGAGCAGAAATGAATGAAGAGGACTTTGTTCGGAAATATCAAGGCATGGTCCAAAAAGAGTTTGGCAAGAAAATGGAGTTAGCAGGAATTGAAGAAACAAAAGACGGCCCGAAATGGGGGATGGTCATTGATTTAAGAAAATGCGTCGGTTGTGATACGTGTACAGTATCGTGTAAAGCGGAAAATTTAACGCCACCAGGTATTTCTTATAATGTCGTCCTAGTTGAAGAAAAAGGTATATTTCCTAATGTAAGTAGAACGAACACGCCAAGACCTTGTATGCAATGTGACAAACCTCCATGTGTGACAGTTTGTCCGGTTCGCGCCACATACAAATCAGGAGATGGAATTGTTGTTCAAGATAACGATCGCTGTATTGGCTGTCGTTATTGTATGGTTGCTTGTCCTTATGGAGCGAGGTCGTTTGATTTCGGAGACTCATATGAAGGTGAAATGCTCGGGTATGGTGCAATGACTGCTCCTGATCATGGTATGGATCGCGGTGAAAGAAAGAAAGGCCATTCGCCAATTGGTACCGTACGTAAATGTACATTTTGTTTCCATCGTCTCCAGCGTGGTGAAGAACCAGCTTGTGTTGAAACTTGTGTTGGTGATGCTCGTTATTTTGGGGATTTAAACGATCCAAATAGTGTTGTTTCAAAGATGGCGTCAGAAGCTAGGGCGTTCCGGATGAAAGAGGAATATGGCACAGAACCAAGAGTTTATTACTTGCGTTAG
- the tatA gene encoding twin-arginine translocase TatA/TatE family subunit: MLTNIGIPGLILILVIALIIFGPKKLPEMGRAIGDTLKEFKKSAREIAEDKSDDNSEDKK, from the coding sequence ATGCTAACGAATATTGGTATTCCTGGTCTTATTTTAATTTTGGTGATCGCGTTAATCATTTTTGGTCCAAAGAAACTTCCTGAAATGGGGAGAGCAATTGGTGACACATTAAAAGAATTTAAAAAATCTGCTAGAGAGATTGCGGAAGATAAAAGCGATGATAATAGTGAAGATAAGAAATGA
- a CDS encoding sigma-54 dependent transcriptional regulator: MSEIKVLVVDDEVDLLELLVQRLIRKGFEARGATSAEEALVLLEEELFDVGIFDIRMEAMDGLELLAESKKLQSDIEVIMLTGHGTIDTAIEAMKLGAYDYLSKPYKLTELEMILLKAVEKKSLKEENEKMKRLISKDDQGVKIIGESHQIKAVIELTKQVANSDIPILIQGETGTGKELFAKALHEWSERKSAPFVAINSGALSEQLLESELFGHVKGAFTGAQKEKKGLVEVANGGTLFLDELGDMPLPLQIKLLRFLESGELRRVGDVKLRKVNVRVVAATNRDMEKEVKEERFREDLYYRLHVVKLVVPPLRDRKEDLSALINYFLKQKKQWQGKELSKEAFESLKKYDFPGNVRELFHILERGFLLSKEKIVKPIDLMLPISIVEQTSEVGTKTLAEIEKLHLKATLEETGWNKTVTAELLGVSVRNIYRKIEQYQLENKNLEQ; this comes from the coding sequence ATGTCGGAAATAAAAGTTCTCGTTGTAGATGATGAAGTAGACTTACTCGAGTTACTTGTTCAGCGCCTAATACGAAAAGGGTTTGAGGCGAGAGGAGCTACATCTGCTGAGGAAGCGCTTGTTTTATTAGAAGAGGAACTATTTGATGTCGGGATTTTTGATATTCGGATGGAAGCAATGGATGGTTTAGAGCTACTAGCTGAATCTAAAAAACTCCAATCAGATATAGAAGTAATTATGCTAACCGGACATGGTACGATCGATACTGCTATTGAAGCAATGAAATTAGGCGCATATGACTATTTATCGAAGCCATATAAACTGACAGAGCTTGAGATGATTCTCTTGAAAGCAGTTGAAAAAAAGAGTTTAAAAGAAGAAAATGAAAAAATGAAGCGTCTGATTTCGAAGGATGACCAAGGTGTCAAGATTATTGGAGAAAGCCACCAAATTAAAGCAGTTATTGAACTTACTAAGCAAGTAGCAAATAGTGATATTCCGATTTTGATCCAAGGAGAAACAGGGACTGGTAAAGAGTTGTTTGCGAAAGCGTTGCACGAATGGAGCGAAAGAAAAAGTGCTCCATTTGTCGCAATTAATTCTGGTGCGCTATCAGAGCAACTATTAGAGAGTGAGTTATTCGGACATGTCAAAGGCGCATTTACTGGAGCACAGAAAGAAAAAAAGGGGCTTGTGGAAGTAGCTAATGGTGGCACGTTATTTTTAGATGAGTTGGGAGACATGCCACTGCCATTACAAATTAAATTATTACGGTTTCTAGAATCAGGAGAACTACGACGAGTAGGTGATGTGAAACTTCGTAAAGTTAATGTTCGTGTTGTTGCAGCTACAAACCGTGATATGGAGAAGGAAGTGAAGGAAGAGCGCTTCCGTGAAGACCTTTATTATCGACTTCACGTTGTAAAGCTTGTTGTTCCACCACTTAGAGATCGAAAAGAAGATCTTTCAGCGCTAATAAACTATTTTTTGAAACAAAAAAAGCAGTGGCAGGGAAAGGAACTTTCCAAAGAAGCATTTGAGAGCTTAAAGAAATATGATTTTCCTGGAAACGTCCGTGAACTTTTTCATATTCTAGAACGAGGATTTTTATTATCGAAAGAAAAAATAGTGAAACCGATTGATTTAATGTTGCCAATATCGATTGTTGAGCAAACGAGTGAAGTTGGAACGAAGACATTAGCGGAAATAGAAAAACTGCACTTAAAAGCTACATTAGAAGAAACTGGTTGGAATAAAACCGTAACTGCTGAATTGTTAGGAGTAAGTGTCCGAAATATATATCGTAAAATTGAACAATATCAATTAGAGAATAAGAACCTTGAACAATAA
- a CDS encoding ATP-binding protein has product MRLPTKFRIRNQVLVFGLIMSTLPLILMSTYYLLQVKAELEIRIDERQMLKIENLANQISIEMEQTFQRMEMLSVVYDLEKQRGLLYDFLRQNHSIEEVVILNEFGQLSSKISRYDLNNVEKESSWITTGMLDQLATTNRVFGEVEFNLFGQPIMKLVTPVMTDNRENSKAAIGVTLHLQKIIGEISSYQLNEPGYVYLVDQKKQIIAHQDYTQLWSQRTQSSSEEVVQATTEIEDLQWNLVLEQTKQELLSPMYEMLKKGILVAVVIILFVSILSIYAGLYFVKPIEVLQRAMTHLKKGKWPKKVKIIRQDELGDLSIAFNEMSKEIEEKSNKLLQEKERLDIIVNSLRAGLAVMRSDNTVVWVNPTLKEWLNVEVGIPCYDMFCDDKTKCSGCPGINEEYDETVMKQNKYGEKRIFRHRVYPLKHSSNETKESLILIEDITDQKEMEEVLIQTDKLSALGLMASSFAHEVNNPLATIKVYAEDLLDRIDEEPDLQEQEIRRYLKTINENTDRCKTITSNLLNFSRKSDWVKQSVDVNETIEKSIELIKHAITKGDIQLQLTQVPAVFGDALNLMQVIVNVVNNAVDAIEENSGTITIESSYLEAEKQVVVLIKDTGVGIEKENIQKVFDPFYTSKPVGKGTGLGLSVCYGIIKQFGGTLTITSEKGKGTVVTIDLPVG; this is encoded by the coding sequence ATGAGACTTCCCACAAAGTTTAGAATTAGAAATCAAGTTTTGGTGTTTGGCTTAATTATGTCGACGCTACCCTTGATCCTGATGTCGACATACTATTTGCTGCAAGTGAAAGCAGAATTAGAAATAAGAATTGATGAAAGGCAAATGTTAAAAATTGAAAATTTAGCTAACCAAATTAGTATTGAAATGGAGCAAACGTTTCAAAGAATGGAAATGCTTTCAGTGGTTTATGATTTAGAGAAGCAAAGAGGATTGCTTTATGATTTTTTACGACAAAATCACTCTATCGAAGAAGTTGTTATTTTAAATGAGTTTGGTCAGCTATCTTCTAAAATCTCCCGTTATGACTTAAATAATGTCGAAAAAGAATCATCGTGGATAACTACCGGTATGCTAGACCAATTAGCTACAACGAATCGTGTATTTGGAGAAGTCGAATTTAATCTGTTTGGACAGCCAATTATGAAGTTGGTGACCCCTGTTATGACAGACAATCGAGAAAACTCCAAGGCTGCAATCGGTGTAACGTTACACTTACAAAAGATCATTGGCGAAATTTCATCTTACCAGTTAAATGAACCTGGTTATGTGTATTTAGTTGACCAGAAAAAGCAAATTATTGCTCACCAAGATTATACACAGCTATGGAGTCAAAGAACGCAATCATCGTCGGAAGAAGTTGTTCAAGCAACGACAGAAATTGAAGATTTACAGTGGAATCTTGTCTTAGAGCAAACAAAGCAGGAACTGCTATCGCCTATGTATGAAATGCTCAAAAAGGGAATTTTGGTGGCAGTTGTTATTATCTTATTTGTTAGTATCCTTAGCATTTATGCGGGGCTTTATTTTGTAAAACCAATTGAAGTGCTTCAGAGAGCGATGACCCATTTGAAAAAGGGGAAATGGCCGAAAAAAGTGAAGATAATTCGACAGGACGAGCTAGGTGATTTGTCGATTGCTTTTAATGAAATGAGTAAAGAAATTGAAGAAAAGTCAAATAAACTGTTACAAGAAAAAGAGCGATTAGACATCATCGTCAACAGTTTAAGAGCAGGTCTTGCGGTAATGAGATCTGATAACACGGTAGTCTGGGTAAATCCGACTTTAAAAGAATGGTTAAATGTTGAAGTGGGAATTCCTTGCTATGATATGTTTTGTGATGACAAGACTAAGTGCTCGGGCTGTCCTGGAATAAACGAAGAATATGATGAAACGGTGATGAAGCAGAATAAATACGGCGAAAAGCGGATATTCCGTCATCGTGTCTACCCTTTAAAGCATTCTTCAAACGAGACGAAAGAATCGCTAATTTTAATTGAGGATATTACAGATCAAAAAGAGATGGAAGAAGTACTTATTCAAACGGATAAGTTAAGTGCGCTAGGACTAATGGCATCTAGCTTTGCTCATGAAGTAAACAATCCGCTTGCGACAATTAAGGTATACGCTGAGGATCTCCTAGATCGTATTGATGAAGAACCAGATTTACAAGAGCAAGAAATTAGGCGCTATTTAAAAACGATCAATGAAAATACCGATCGTTGTAAAACAATTACGAGTAATTTATTAAATTTTTCCAGAAAGTCAGATTGGGTGAAACAAAGTGTTGATGTTAATGAAACGATAGAGAAGAGTATTGAACTAATAAAACATGCGATTACTAAAGGCGATATTCAACTGCAACTTACACAAGTGCCAGCCGTTTTTGGAGATGCCTTAAATCTCATGCAAGTTATTGTTAATGTCGTTAATAATGCAGTCGATGCAATCGAAGAGAATAGTGGGACGATCACCATTGAAAGCAGTTATTTAGAAGCAGAAAAGCAAGTAGTAGTCTTAATTAAAGATACGGGTGTTGGTATTGAAAAAGAAAATATCCAAAAGGTTTTTGATCCATTTTATACGTCTAAACCAGTAGGGAAAGGAACGGGACTTGGTTTGTCTGTATGTTACGGAATTATCAAACAATTTGGAGGCACGCTAACGATTACAAGTGAAAAAGGGAAAGGCACAGTTGTTACGATTGATTTACCTGTTGGGTGA
- a CDS encoding ABC transporter substrate-binding protein gives MNKFIIGISGLITFIAIVIVLILSLEDLEKSSYKIGVLMTGENRLIKLDGMESGLEKLGYQLDSIEFIVEDAGDDVSKLDELAQDLLKKKPDLIVSLGGIETQVLEKNMKKIQTFIPTVFVGIAGPYELGLIKEYKSPGSYFTGVNNFHMNLSSKRLEMFTELVPNMERVYVIYSGGVDISEMSLDIVHEAALKMNVDIIEVDLNRTGALKQLEAKLINRDGILTLPSYQVELVAEEISALALRKNVPTMGIYEYEVEAGYLFSYGSMFFDQGYQAARHVSLILQGNEASDLPVELPDSIRFIINEEVRKTLAIDVNQDISKLAEKYERGSER, from the coding sequence ATGAATAAGTTTATTATTGGAATCAGTGGCTTAATTACATTTATAGCGATAGTAATAGTATTAATTTTGTCTTTAGAAGATTTAGAGAAATCTTCTTACAAGATTGGCGTATTAATGACAGGGGAAAATCGTCTAATAAAGCTCGATGGGATGGAAAGTGGTTTAGAGAAGTTGGGATATCAACTAGATTCAATCGAATTTATTGTCGAGGATGCAGGCGATGATGTGAGTAAGTTAGATGAGTTAGCGCAAGATCTTCTGAAAAAGAAGCCAGATTTAATAGTTAGCTTAGGTGGTATCGAGACTCAAGTTTTGGAAAAAAATATGAAAAAAATCCAAACGTTTATTCCAACAGTTTTTGTAGGAATCGCCGGGCCATATGAATTAGGGTTAATTAAAGAGTATAAATCACCAGGATCATATTTTACAGGTGTTAATAATTTTCATATGAATTTATCTTCAAAGCGGTTAGAAATGTTTACAGAATTAGTTCCTAATATGGAAAGAGTCTATGTTATCTATAGTGGAGGCGTTGATATTAGTGAGATGAGTTTAGACATTGTCCATGAAGCTGCTTTAAAAATGAATGTCGATATTATTGAAGTTGATTTAAATAGAACAGGGGCATTGAAACAACTTGAGGCTAAACTTATAAATAGAGACGGGATTCTTACGTTACCTAGTTATCAAGTTGAGTTGGTAGCAGAAGAAATCTCAGCACTTGCGCTCAGAAAAAATGTTCCAACAATGGGAATATACGAGTATGAAGTCGAAGCAGGCTACCTGTTTTCTTATGGTTCAATGTTCTTTGATCAAGGATACCAAGCGGCTAGGCATGTAAGTTTAATTTTGCAAGGAAATGAAGCTAGTGATCTCCCAGTAGAGCTTCCAGATTCAATCAGATTTATTATTAATGAGGAAGTAAGAAAGACTTTGGCAATCGACGTTAATCAAGATATTAGCAAACTTGCGGAGAAATACGAAAGGGGGAGTGAACGTTAA